AACGACCGAACCCGATCGAGGGGGCCGCTCGAGTCGGCTCGCTCCGGCTCGCTCATCGTTCCTCCGGACGAGTGTCACGTTCGACTGAGGGAGTGGTGAGTGTCATGATCAGGCGATTTCGTTCGGTCGCAACACGAGTACGCCGACCGCCACGGCGAACAGGATCACCATCGAGACGTAGGCGCCGATGAAGTAGTTCCCGAAAGTGATCACGAGACCGAGCAACAGCCCCGCGGCGACGGTACCCTCGATGTTTCGCACGCCGCCGACGATCGAGACGATGATACCGAAGATCGTGAACTCGAAGGCGTCGCCGGGACCGACCGCCGACTGCAGGCTCCAGAGCAGTCCCGCGATCCCCGCGAGTACGACGCTGAGCACGAAGATGAGCGTCCGAATCCGGCGCGGGTTGATCCCACAGAGCAGCGCCCCGGTCTCGTCCTGGAAGACGGTTCGGGTCGCCTTGCCGAGGTAGGTCTTCCGGAGGAAGACGAACAGCGCGAACAGGACGACGCTCGCGACCGCGACCACGAGCAGCGTCGAACCGCGCACGCTCACCCCGGCGACCGACTGCGACGGGACACCGTGGGGCAGCGAGTAGCCGAGCGGGTAGTAGACGTACAGCAGGCCGTCGAGGAAGATGGCCAGTCCCAGCGTCGTGAAGATACCGAGCAGGATCCGATCTTCCCCCTCCGAGCGGTAGACGCTCGAGAGCAGCGCCCGGTCGACGCCGAGGCCGAGGCCGGCGACGGCGGCGACGCCCACGACCGCCGCGAGCGCCGTGTGGGGCACCATCGGCAGCACGACGATGCCGGCGACGACGGCGATCACCGAGAACACGCCAAGCGAGAGGTTCAACACGTTCCCCAGGCCGAATACGAGGGTGATCCCCGCGCCGAGGAGCGCGAACAGCAACCCGCGAGCCACTCCGTCGACCGCCACCTCGAGGAGTGTTATCACAGCCATTGGTCTTTCTTACCATTCACCCTGCTCCGTTTATACTTTTCCGAACCCGTACGAGGCGGCAGCGTACGGTCACGCGGAGACGGCGGGGGGAGGGTGAACCGACCGTCTCGCTCGACGGTCGCGACGGCGGGGGCCGAGCCAAGTTATTTAGTGGTGGGAAGCAACCGGTGAGCCATGTTAACTGTCTCCGAGGTCACGAAAACCTTCGGAGGACTCACCGCGGTCGACGACGTGAGCTTCACGCTCGAGTCCGAGGAGCTGGTCGGGCTCATCGGCCCGAACGGCGCGGGGAAGACCACGCTGTTCAACGCGATCAACGGCATCTCGCCGCCGGATGCCGGAACGGTGCGGTTCGACGGCACCTCGATCACGGGGTTGAAACCGAACCAGATCTGTCACCGCGGGCTCGTCCGAACGTTCCAGATCGTCCGCACGTTCAACGAGTCCACCGTCCTCGAGAACGTCCTGACCGGCGCCGTCTTCGGGTCTGGTGCCGACCGGTCGATTCCCGAGGCCAGGGAGCACGCCCGGAAGTTCGTCTCCTTCGTCGGTCTCGAGGAGTTCGAAGGGACCGACGCGCGCCACCTCACGATGGCCCAGCGAAAGCACGTCGAACTCGCCCGGGGGCTGGCGGCCGACCCGAAACTCCTGATGCTCGACGAGATCGGCAGCGGCCTCACCCCCCAGGAGATCGACGAACTCACGGCGACGATCGTCCGCATCCGCGACGAACTCGGCATTTCGGTGCTGTGGATCGAGCACGTCGTCGAGGCGATCATGGGGAACACCGACCGCGTTCTGGTGCTCAACGAGGGCTCGCTCATCGCGGAGGGGACGCCCGCCGAGATCCAGGAGAACGACCGCGTCGCACAGGCGTACCTCGGTGATTCGGAGTGAGCGACGCTCCGGCGGTCCGCGTCGAGGAGGTGAACGTCTCCTACGGGGACCTCCAGGTTCTCTGGGACGTCTCGATGGAGCTCACCGAGGACGACCGGGTCGTCGCACTGATCGGCCCGAACGGTGCGGGAAAGACGACGCTGCTGAAGACGCTCTCGGGGCTGCTCGCCGTCGACTCCGGACGGATCGACCTGTTCGGACGGGACGCCACCGCGCTCTCACCCGACCGGATCGTCGACCTCGGGTTCGTCCACGTTCCCGAGGAGCGAAACCTGTTTACCGAGATGACCGTCGTCGAGAACCTCGAGATGGGCGCCTTTCGCCATCGAGACGAGTTCGAGGCCACCCTCGGGGAAGTGTTCGAGCTGTTTCCGATCCTCGAGGAGCGACACGACCAACACGCCGGCACGCTCAGCGGGGGCGAACAGCAGATGCTCGCGATCGGTCGCGGGCTGATGGCTCAGCCGACGGTGCTGGCGCTCGACGAGCTGTCGGTGGGACTCGCGCCGAAACTCGTCGCGCGCGTCTTCGAGAAGGTCGAGGAGATCAGCGAGGAGACGACGGTGTTGCTCACCGAACAGCACGTTCACGAGGCGCTCGGCCTCGCCGACCGGGCCTACCTGCTCGAGAACGGGCGCATCACGCTCGAGGACTCCGCGGACGCGCTCCTCGAGAGCGATCGGGTGACGGAGGCCTACCTGCGAGACTGAGGGTCGAACGGAACCGAGCCAGCGGTCAGGGCGAGTCCTCGACGAGCGGTTCGACGATCTCCGCATCCATCGGCTCGCTGCGGAACTCCTCCTCGAGGTGGAACTCGCCGTCGGGGTAGTAGTCCGGGCCGTCGGGCTGGAGGGTGCTGAAGATCGCCCTGACACCGTCGATCTCGCCCCACTCGTTGTACCGCAGCGGTTCGGCGAACAGCGTCTCGAGTTCGATCTCCCGGATCGCGGTCGCGATCTCCGTCGGGTCAGTCGAGTCGGCCTCCTCGATCGCGGTCGCGATCAGCTGGC
Above is a genomic segment from Natrononativus amylolyticus containing:
- a CDS encoding branched-chain amino acid ABC transporter permease — translated: MAVITLLEVAVDGVARGLLFALLGAGITLVFGLGNVLNLSLGVFSVIAVVAGIVVLPMVPHTALAAVVGVAAVAGLGLGVDRALLSSVYRSEGEDRILLGIFTTLGLAIFLDGLLYVYYPLGYSLPHGVPSQSVAGVSVRGSTLLVVAVASVVLFALFVFLRKTYLGKATRTVFQDETGALLCGINPRRIRTLIFVLSVVLAGIAGLLWSLQSAVGPGDAFEFTIFGIIVSIVGGVRNIEGTVAAGLLLGLVITFGNYFIGAYVSMVILFAVAVGVLVLRPNEIA
- a CDS encoding ABC transporter ATP-binding protein, coding for MLTVSEVTKTFGGLTAVDDVSFTLESEELVGLIGPNGAGKTTLFNAINGISPPDAGTVRFDGTSITGLKPNQICHRGLVRTFQIVRTFNESTVLENVLTGAVFGSGADRSIPEAREHARKFVSFVGLEEFEGTDARHLTMAQRKHVELARGLAADPKLLMLDEIGSGLTPQEIDELTATIVRIRDELGISVLWIEHVVEAIMGNTDRVLVLNEGSLIAEGTPAEIQENDRVAQAYLGDSE
- a CDS encoding ABC transporter ATP-binding protein, whose translation is MSDAPAVRVEEVNVSYGDLQVLWDVSMELTEDDRVVALIGPNGAGKTTLLKTLSGLLAVDSGRIDLFGRDATALSPDRIVDLGFVHVPEERNLFTEMTVVENLEMGAFRHRDEFEATLGEVFELFPILEERHDQHAGTLSGGEQQMLAIGRGLMAQPTVLALDELSVGLAPKLVARVFEKVEEISEETTVLLTEQHVHEALGLADRAYLLENGRITLEDSADALLESDRVTEAYLRD